A stretch of the Mycobacterium shigaense genome encodes the following:
- a CDS encoding helix-turn-helix domain-containing protein: protein MSSYTDRREQILNDLSPEDRAVFDEAYATASLAMELAETAYRARETAGLTQAELARKMGTTQSAIAAIESGARTPTVELLERLARACGRRLTISIDAA from the coding sequence ATGAGCAGCTACACCGACCGGCGCGAGCAGATTCTGAACGACCTTAGCCCCGAGGATCGGGCTGTGTTCGATGAGGCATACGCGACCGCCAGTCTGGCGATGGAGTTAGCCGAGACCGCCTACCGCGCCCGTGAGACCGCGGGGCTCACGCAGGCCGAGCTGGCCCGCAAGATGGGCACCACGCAGTCAGCGATTGCCGCGATCGAATCCGGCGCTCGCACCCCGACTGTTGAATTGCTCGAACGCCTCGCCCGAGCCTGTGGACGGCGACTCACGATCAGCATCGACGCCGCCTGA
- a CDS encoding type II toxin-antitoxin system RelE/ParE family toxin: MSDDDDQTWHIELSEEVDEWFQALPTRAKAQAIRALDLLAARGSSLRMPHSRKLDEHLWELRFRCEMVNQRITYTVAPERRVITLTAFRKQRDNERKEVARARNVLRRRQGKG; encoded by the coding sequence GTGTCGGATGATGACGATCAGACGTGGCACATCGAGCTGAGCGAGGAGGTGGACGAGTGGTTTCAAGCATTACCCACACGGGCCAAGGCGCAGGCGATTCGGGCGCTGGATCTGCTCGCGGCGCGCGGAAGCTCACTGCGGATGCCGCACAGCCGCAAACTCGACGAGCATTTGTGGGAGTTGCGGTTTCGGTGCGAGATGGTGAACCAGCGCATCACCTACACCGTGGCGCCCGAGCGCCGGGTGATCACGCTGACGGCGTTCCGAAAGCAGCGCGACAACGAGCGCAAGGAAGTGGCGCGTGCGCGCAACGTGCTACGTCGCCGTCAAGGCAAGGGGTAA